The Microcoleus sp. AS-A8 genome has a window encoding:
- a CDS encoding iron-siderophore ABC transporter substrate-binding protein, with the protein MINLTGLWQATRAGRQLHRNYRHIKQAVISWRWSRTLKLLILGILTAIFITACSSNASKNRTSIEVAQSPTSDCQVIKHEAGETQVCTQSQKVVVLGPHMLDILLSLDVQPAGFAEIEALQRSDYNNPAEQISYLGSRVTSQPVNVGTRGEPSLELLVQLKPDLILGEIGPNRDEYALLSQIAPTLLFKGSRKDDWQQSIQVLGKALGRSEKAQQVIEEYNQRLATVRTELAPIVAAHPQALLLATMGLKEQIWFSDRTDYSGGLLEDLGFKLKSLPAKANQSTGVSLEILPQLDADLIFVRGWDSSPDNKTVNAVDNPLKNLQQEWNTNAIAQTLNASKQDRVYFVNYYLWSVLRGPIAAELVLNQLRQLLLS; encoded by the coding sequence ATGATAAATCTTACTGGGTTATGGCAGGCAACCCGTGCAGGTCGGCAGCTTCACCGCAATTATCGTCATATCAAACAAGCCGTCATCAGCTGGAGATGGAGTCGCACACTCAAACTCTTGATCCTGGGGATTCTCACGGCCATCTTCATTACCGCCTGTAGTAGCAATGCCTCCAAAAATAGAACCAGTATCGAGGTAGCGCAGTCTCCTACTAGCGACTGCCAAGTTATCAAGCACGAGGCGGGTGAAACTCAAGTTTGCACTCAGTCACAAAAGGTGGTTGTGTTGGGGCCGCACATGTTAGATATCCTGCTTTCGCTGGATGTGCAGCCTGCGGGTTTTGCTGAGATAGAAGCACTTCAGCGCAGTGACTACAATAACCCAGCCGAGCAGATTTCTTACTTGGGCAGCCGAGTGACGAGTCAGCCGGTTAATGTCGGTACACGGGGCGAACCCTCTTTAGAATTGCTTGTCCAGCTCAAACCCGATCTGATCTTGGGCGAAATTGGACCGAATCGCGATGAGTATGCCTTACTTTCACAAATCGCCCCTACATTGTTGTTCAAGGGTTCTAGAAAGGATGACTGGCAGCAAAGCATCCAGGTGCTTGGCAAGGCACTGGGACGCTCTGAAAAAGCCCAACAAGTGATTGAGGAATACAATCAACGACTAGCTACGGTTCGTACCGAACTAGCGCCGATAGTCGCGGCGCATCCCCAAGCGCTGCTGCTAGCGACGATGGGACTCAAGGAGCAGATTTGGTTTAGCGATCGCACAGACTACAGTGGTGGATTGCTTGAAGACCTTGGCTTTAAACTCAAGTCCCTTCCAGCCAAGGCTAACCAGAGTACCGGCGTTTCACTAGAAATATTACCCCAGTTAGATGCCGACCTCATTTTCGTTCGAGGCTGGGACTCTAGCCCTGACAATAAGACAGTTAACGCAGTAGATAACCCATTGAAAAATCTTCAGCAGGAATGGAACACAAATGCGATCGCACAAACCCTGAACGCTAGCAAACAGGATCGCGTGTACTTTGTCAACTACTATCTTTGGAGCGTCCTGCGCGGACCGATTGCGGCAGAACTCGTCTTGAATCAACTCCGTCAGTTACTACTCTCTTAG
- a CDS encoding MotA/TolQ/ExbB proton channel family protein — protein MTAIKWFQDCGIVAWPLLVFSIMALALIVERIVFWYQVNRRQRRLVREVLKTYPYDPNAALNGLKRNADLPIARIFLEALELQRPSPEKFRLAMDSAIQAEIPILKRFNTIFDTIISISPLLGLLGTVLGLITAFGSLSLGDVGGTKAAGVTAGISEALVSTATGLVVALFTLLFSNSFRGLYLREIARIQEYGGQLELLYIEQHEQGEVPYATTHR, from the coding sequence ATGACAGCTATTAAATGGTTTCAGGACTGTGGAATCGTCGCTTGGCCGCTCTTGGTGTTTTCCATTATGGCGCTGGCCCTGATTGTTGAGCGCATCGTGTTTTGGTATCAAGTCAATCGTCGGCAGCGTCGGCTTGTGCGAGAAGTACTGAAGACTTACCCCTACGATCCAAACGCGGCTCTCAATGGACTCAAAAGGAATGCAGATTTGCCCATTGCCCGAATTTTTTTGGAAGCTTTGGAGCTACAGCGCCCTAGTCCAGAGAAATTTCGCCTCGCTATGGACAGTGCCATACAAGCGGAAATACCGATACTTAAGCGATTTAACACAATTTTTGACACGATTATCTCTATTTCGCCGTTGCTGGGGCTGTTAGGAACCGTTTTGGGTTTGATTACCGCTTTTGGCTCCCTGTCGCTTGGTGATGTGGGTGGAACTAAGGCGGCGGGCGTTACGGCAGGTATTAGTGAAGCGCTGGTTTCGACAGCTACAGGCTTAGTCGTTGCGCTCTTTACATTGTTGTTTTCCAATAGCTTTCGTGGCTTGTATCTGCGAGAGATTGCCCGAATTCAAGAGTATGGAGGGCAGTTAGAACTGCTGTATATCGAGCAACACGAACAAGGAGAGGTGCCTTATGCCACGACTCATCGATGA
- a CDS encoding thioesterase II family protein yields MKTPLTFNRWVSCFKPNPQAKLRLFCFHYAGGGASVFRTWSDSLPQSVEVCAIELPGRGMRLRESPFTQLEPLVQHLASTLLPYLDKPFAFFGHSMGGLVSFELTRLLRREYGVSPVHLFVSGYRAPQVPDPDPPIHTLPESEFLQELRRFNGTPEAVLKNAELMQLLLPTLRADFAVIETYAYTPETPLDCPITAFGGLQDREASCDELEAWREQTNASFVLKMFPGDHFFLHSAGSLLLQDLHQKLHQIVQDVGSEVYQQKISR; encoded by the coding sequence ATGAAAACTCCCCTCACTTTTAACCGTTGGGTTAGCTGTTTCAAACCTAATCCTCAGGCAAAACTCAGACTGTTCTGCTTCCACTATGCCGGAGGAGGGGCTTCAGTCTTTCGTACTTGGTCAGATAGTCTACCCCAGAGCGTCGAAGTTTGTGCGATCGAACTTCCAGGTCGAGGAATGCGGCTTAGGGAATCTCCATTCACCCAACTAGAGCCTCTCGTACAACATCTTGCCAGTACTCTCCTTCCTTACCTGGACAAACCCTTCGCCTTTTTCGGTCACAGTATGGGTGGACTGGTTAGCTTTGAGCTTACGCGCTTACTCCGCAGAGAGTATGGAGTGAGTCCAGTACACTTATTTGTATCTGGGTATCGTGCACCTCAAGTTCCCGATCCAGACCCACCTATTCACACTCTGCCAGAGTCGGAGTTTCTACAGGAACTGCGCCGCTTCAACGGTACACCGGAAGCGGTATTAAAGAATGCCGAACTGATGCAGCTACTCCTTCCTACTCTGCGAGCAGATTTTGCTGTCATTGAAACTTATGCTTACACACCAGAGACGCCGCTGGATTGTCCCATCACGGCTTTTGGTGGTTTACAAGATCGGGAAGCCAGTTGCGATGAACTGGAAGCTTGGCGGGAACAGACCAATGCTTCCTTTGTCTTAAAGATGTTTCCTGGCGATCATTTCTTTTTACACTCAGCTGGGTCACTCCTGCTACAAGATCTTCACCAAAAACTGCATCAGATTGTGCAGGACGTAGGTAGTGAGGTTTATCAACAAAAAATTTCTAGATAG
- a CDS encoding MFS transporter — translation MHTFTIIWLGQMISTIGTRMTVFAITLWAWELTGSATALALIGFFYFAASISIAPFAGVIVDRSNRKRLIILGDTVAGLSTVAILLLHLAGNLEIWHIYLVAILNGLCSQVQTLAYSVSIPMLVPKQHYTRAISMGSVLSYGAAIIGPALAGVLYSLIGFTGILLIDLTSFIVGISTIFAVHIPQPVISEAGRQSPTGIFPELAFGFRYIFARKSLLALLLLASFFGFAHDIGDSLYSPMILARTNSNAQVLASLQAAAGVGGVTGGILLSVWGGHKRRIHSLLLGMVGAGVSKIIFGLAQIPLIWIPAQFCSSFNFPAISSSDRAIWLTKVEPDLQGKVLATHTLISGFSPAIGRLLAGPLADYIFEPAMKPDGNLAAIFGGMFGSGSGAGMALLYVICALGMLSVGLVGYAFPLLRDVEDSVPDHDAKAA, via the coding sequence GTGCATACTTTTACTATCATCTGGCTCGGTCAGATGATATCAACGATCGGCACCCGCATGACGGTCTTCGCTATCACACTCTGGGCTTGGGAACTCACCGGCTCAGCAACAGCATTGGCCTTGATTGGTTTCTTTTACTTCGCAGCGAGTATCTCAATCGCTCCCTTTGCAGGGGTAATTGTCGATCGCTCCAACCGCAAGCGGCTGATTATACTCGGTGACACGGTTGCTGGGTTGTCTACAGTCGCAATCTTACTCCTACATCTTGCAGGCAATCTAGAAATCTGGCATATCTACTTAGTAGCCATCCTCAACGGACTTTGCAGTCAAGTTCAAACCTTGGCATACAGTGTTTCCATCCCAATGCTCGTGCCCAAGCAACACTACACTCGCGCTATCAGCATGGGTTCGGTACTCAGTTACGGTGCTGCAATCATTGGCCCTGCTTTAGCTGGTGTTCTTTATTCTCTCATTGGCTTCACTGGTATTTTGCTCATTGACCTCACCAGCTTTATTGTTGGTATCAGCACCATCTTTGCCGTACACATCCCGCAACCCGTTATTAGTGAGGCAGGACGTCAAAGCCCTACTGGCATCTTCCCAGAGCTTGCCTTCGGCTTCCGCTACATTTTTGCCCGCAAAAGCTTGCTAGCACTCCTATTATTAGCGTCGTTCTTTGGGTTCGCTCACGACATTGGTGATTCACTTTATTCACCGATGATTTTGGCTCGCACCAATAGTAACGCCCAAGTCTTGGCAAGTTTGCAAGCGGCGGCGGGAGTCGGTGGTGTAACTGGAGGGATACTTTTGAGTGTTTGGGGGGGTCACAAACGCCGGATACACAGTTTATTGTTGGGGATGGTGGGCGCTGGTGTCAGTAAGATTATCTTTGGGTTGGCTCAGATACCGTTGATCTGGATTCCTGCCCAATTTTGCTCATCGTTCAATTTCCCTGCCATCTCTAGCTCTGATCGAGCAATTTGGTTGACCAAAGTCGAGCCAGATTTGCAAGGCAAGGTTTTAGCCACCCACACTTTGATATCTGGCTTTTCTCCTGCGATCGGTCGGTTGCTAGCTGGCCCTCTAGCAGATTACATCTTTGAACCCGCAATGAAGCCCGACGGCAATCTTGCAGCCATTTTCGGCGGGATGTTTGGCAGTGGTTCTGGTGCTGGCATGGCGCTGTTGTACGTCATCTGTGCTTTGGGTATGTTGAGCGTTGGTTTGGTTGGCTATGCCTTCCCCTTATTACGCGATGTGGAAGACAGCGTGCCTGACCATGATGCTAAAGCAGCATAA
- a CDS encoding TonB-dependent receptor — translation MKLHLLLPSVVLLSWGIESIASVQTTSLTTSGINQADTSATAQPVSSQLTSTTNALPPEQPILDIPRISDLERLHTNAQLLVQQPTRFQPSLTQTNQIAEEAQPTSPINETEPNATQEEEIEIFVTGEKDTIPETSAPEYTITEQEIQKQGADSAAEALRGLPGFAINDFGFGADIHTGTYYRGASINQSVFLINGRPIGTNINIYHGATDLNSLPVGAIEQVELSSGTSSTLYGSEAFGGVVNITTKQGQEVPKLNLSVQYGSYEQLNYRASYGGSTGSLRFNFGYEQNQADNRYRVPVGAANRDSEGRLFNGDTAVSNYFGSLALDVNPRNTVSLDAYKITSRRGLLYFGFPLQTDRLDHDGVNVGLSWKTLLGGGDDSVLRTTLAYNQDYFNTYGPTQNIYYRTGTLDSQSITGRVEHQWQITPNYKLTWGVDLQNQMLKGETLSTVPNRIALNETENRDRFHTALFALNTWKLTDSFQMDLGLRQNFNSEFGSYLNPSVGTRWVVTPSVAVRGSWASVQRNPGLDQLYVYDTVHNWLPNPDLESETGSSWTTGIDVALSPSLTGQFTYFGSRLNDRIAIQTGRWANIGLVNTNGFEAALRWQMTSEFSTFLNYTYTDAKIETGSEKGLQLAMIPYSVAQFGIGYASAGWQLNFLASYNSGARRAFFNRPDESTTEFIPSWVNLDLSGRIPVTRTIGVVIYLENLADVTYEKANRIYQPGLTFRIGLQTSF, via the coding sequence ATGAAATTGCATCTTCTTCTGCCTAGCGTTGTCCTACTCAGCTGGGGTATTGAGTCAATCGCTAGTGTACAGACAACTTCCCTGACAACAAGCGGTATTAATCAGGCAGATACGAGTGCCACTGCTCAGCCTGTGTCATCCCAGCTCACTTCCACCACCAACGCTTTACCCCCAGAGCAGCCCATCTTAGACATCCCCCGAATCAGTGACTTAGAGCGTCTCCACACCAACGCCCAGTTACTTGTTCAACAGCCAACTCGATTTCAACCCAGCCTCACCCAAACAAACCAAATTGCTGAAGAAGCTCAGCCAACCTCACCCATTAACGAAACTGAACCCAATGCTACCCAGGAGGAGGAAATTGAAATTTTTGTAACGGGGGAGAAAGATACTATCCCAGAGACATCTGCTCCAGAATACACAATCACTGAACAAGAGATCCAAAAGCAAGGCGCTGATAGTGCAGCAGAAGCGTTGAGGGGTTTACCCGGATTTGCCATTAATGATTTCGGTTTTGGAGCTGATATTCATACAGGGACTTACTACCGAGGAGCTTCTATCAATCAATCGGTTTTCCTCATCAACGGTAGACCCATCGGCACCAATATCAACATTTATCATGGTGCGACTGACCTCAATAGCCTTCCAGTTGGGGCAATTGAACAGGTGGAATTATCCAGCGGTACGAGTTCCACTCTGTATGGTTCAGAAGCTTTTGGGGGAGTGGTCAATATTACTACAAAACAGGGTCAAGAAGTTCCTAAACTAAATCTTTCAGTGCAATATGGCTCTTACGAACAGTTGAATTATCGGGCTAGTTATGGCGGTTCCACAGGTTCGTTAAGGTTCAACTTCGGCTACGAGCAAAACCAGGCAGATAACCGCTATCGCGTCCCAGTAGGTGCCGCTAATCGTGATTCAGAGGGGCGCTTGTTTAACGGAGACACGGCTGTTAGCAATTATTTTGGTAGTCTCGCGCTTGATGTGAATCCCAGAAATACTGTTAGTTTAGATGCTTACAAAATTACCAGTCGTCGGGGTTTACTTTATTTCGGTTTCCCCTTACAAACAGACCGATTAGACCACGATGGAGTTAACGTAGGTTTATCTTGGAAAACCTTGCTCGGTGGCGGTGATGATTCTGTCCTCAGAACAACACTCGCGTACAACCAAGATTACTTCAACACTTATGGCCCAACTCAAAACATTTATTACCGTACAGGTACGCTGGATTCACAATCTATTACAGGGAGAGTCGAACATCAGTGGCAAATCACTCCTAACTACAAGCTGACTTGGGGAGTTGACTTGCAAAATCAAATGTTAAAGGGTGAGACGTTGAGTACAGTTCCCAACCGAATCGCCCTGAATGAAACTGAAAATAGAGATAGGTTTCATACCGCACTATTTGCTTTAAATACCTGGAAACTTACCGATTCATTCCAGATGGATTTGGGACTGAGACAGAACTTTAATAGTGAGTTTGGTAGTTATTTAAATCCAAGTGTAGGAACGCGATGGGTCGTTACTCCATCTGTTGCCGTGCGTGGAAGTTGGGCTTCCGTTCAACGCAACCCTGGTTTAGACCAATTGTATGTTTATGACACGGTTCATAATTGGTTGCCCAACCCTGACTTAGAGTCTGAAACGGGTTCTTCTTGGACAACTGGAATTGATGTGGCATTGTCTCCCAGTTTGACAGGACAGTTTACCTACTTTGGTAGCCGATTAAATGACCGCATTGCCATCCAAACAGGTCGATGGGCAAACATTGGTCTGGTTAATACTAACGGATTTGAGGCGGCACTTCGCTGGCAAATGACTTCAGAGTTTTCCACCTTTCTCAACTACACGTATACGGATGCGAAGATTGAAACTGGCTCTGAGAAAGGCTTACAGTTAGCGATGATTCCTTACTCTGTCGCACAATTCGGCATCGGTTATGCCTCGGCTGGATGGCAGCTAAATTTTTTGGCAAGTTACAACAGTGGTGCCCGTAGAGCCTTTTTTAACCGACCCGATGAGAGTACTACAGAGTTTATTCCGTCCTGGGTGAATTTAGATTTGAGTGGCCGTATTCCTGTGACTCGGACGATAGGCGTCGTCATCTATTTAGAAAATTTGGCAGATGTGACTTACGAAAAAGCCAATCGCATTTATCAGCCCGGTTTGACATTCCGCATCGGTTTACAGACCAGTTTTTGA
- a CDS encoding biopolymer transporter ExbD: MPRLIDEPDIPPQINIVPMIDVIFAILTFFIVASISLTRSEGLPVNLPSASTAKSQPSTKITVSIKPDGEIALNRKPIKLEALEEAVRSLVEPNSEPLVIVNADKKVDHGQVVSVMDRLRQVKGAKLAIATQK; this comes from the coding sequence ATGCCACGACTCATCGATGAACCTGACATTCCTCCCCAGATCAACATCGTGCCGATGATCGATGTGATCTTTGCAATCCTGACTTTTTTCATCGTCGCGTCGATATCTTTGACTCGTTCGGAAGGGCTACCTGTCAATTTACCGAGCGCCTCAACCGCAAAGAGCCAACCCAGTACGAAAATTACGGTGTCGATTAAACCCGATGGCGAGATTGCACTTAACCGTAAGCCAATTAAGTTGGAAGCTTTGGAAGAAGCGGTACGCTCTTTAGTGGAGCCGAACTCCGAACCCCTGGTGATCGTGAATGCTGATAAAAAAGTCGATCACGGTCAGGTAGTCAGTGTGATGGATCGCTTGCGTCAGGTCAAAGGAGCAAAATTGGCGATCGCAACCCAGAAATAG